In Scylla paramamosain isolate STU-SP2022 unplaced genomic scaffold, ASM3559412v1 Contig171, whole genome shotgun sequence, one genomic interval encodes:
- the LOC135099657 gene encoding uncharacterized protein LOC135099657, translating into MASMGDGGGHKTSKSWGSVIDPLDVISGASLEVCDLLVLCVLYWCSLAVVSSTLTAGTVREGGGDPECGRGTRWSRMKSPTGIPEWWS; encoded by the exons atggcctccatgggtgatggtggcggccacAAGACGTCCAAGTCCTGGGGCAGTGTGATAGACCCCCTGGATGTCATCAGTGGGGCGTCCCTGGAGGTGTGTGACTTGCTGGTGCTGTGTGTTCTGTACTGGTGTTCATTGGCTGTGGTGAGCAGTACCTTGACAGCAG GTACTGtgcgagagggtggaggggaccCTGAATGCGGAAGAGGTACTCGCTGGTCTCGTATGAAGTCCCCCACAGGCATCCCAGAGTGGTGGAGCTGA